Part of the Triticum aestivum cultivar Chinese Spring chromosome 4D, IWGSC CS RefSeq v2.1, whole genome shotgun sequence genome is shown below.
TATCACCTCATACCTTCTTGATGCCGGCCAGCCCTACATGCATGCATGAGGTAGTTACTAGGGAGGGAGTACTTGCCTCCATGGATCCCACTTCAAACACATCGCTCAGCTAGCTAGCTGACTGATAGTATGTAGCTAGCTCCACTCACTCTCCTTTGTGATCTCACCGTGGCCATCACCGTCAAATAATGCCTCCCGAGCCCTGACCAGCGCCCAGCTCACCTCAAGCAGTACGCCTTGACTCTTTTTGAGCCATGGACACGAAGGGATCCGGCGCGCATAGAGAAGGAGAGGAGACCGGGAACTCCAACGCCGGCGCCATGACGGTGGCGAGGGAGTACCGGCGGGGGAACTGGACGCTGCCGGAGACAATGCTGCTGATCGAGGCCAAGAAGCGGGTGCACGAGGAGCGGCACCCGGCGGACCTGGGCCTGGCGCGCTGGCGGTGGGTGGAGGACTACTGCTGGCGCGCCGGGTGCCGGCGCAGCCAGAACCAGTGCAACGACCGGTGGGACAACCTGATGCGGGACTACAAGAAGGTGCGCGCGTACgagcacgccggcgccggagggGAGGCGCCGAGGCCGAGCTACTGGGAGATGGCGAGGGCGGAGAGGAAGGCGAGGTACCTCCCCTCCAACCTCCTGCGCGAGATTTACGAGGCCATGGGCGAGATCGTCGAGCGGCGGATGGGCTTCTCCGGCCCCGGCGGCCCGTTCTTGGgcgcaccgccgccaccgccgatggGCAGCACCGGCCTCGTCGGCGTCCCTATGCAGGCCTCGCCGCTCGCTCAAGTCCAGCCCCGACCTCTAGGTACGCCTCATGCATACATTCTCTGTCTCTTTGGCCGTTGCATTTTGATCACGAGTTTTTGGGTACGGTCACCATCACGAGTTCTTAGTACTGATGGACACTACATGGTTTGTTGGTTTCTTTCATGGGCAAtcatcaagaagaccaagaagaaacGCGTGGCAgctcggagtcgtcgccggagagGAAGAGGCTGCGGCTATCGCTGGACGGCCAGCCGGGGAGCAGCACGCCAGCGTCGGCCGCAGGGCACAACGATCGGCACCAAGAGCCCCAGGGCGACGACAGGGAGATCAGCTCGGACGACGCCGAGGAGCACGAGGAGCTGAGCGGGGCGATCGGGCAGTGCGCGGCGATCCTGTCGGGCGCGCTGGAGAGCCGGGAGGCCGCGGAGGAGCGGCGGCACAGGGAGGTGATggcggtggaggagcggcgcaGCGTGGCCCGGCAGGCGCGGCGCGAGGCCGGCGAGCAGTGCATGGCCGGGCTGGCGGCCGCCGTGGGCCAGCTCGCCGGCTCCATGCTCGCGCTGGCCGCCAAGCACGAGGAGGGCCCCGCCGCGCCCAAGTGAGACAAGCGAACAAACCCCGGCCAGAGCAATAATCCAacaggatctctctctctccctctctgtgtGCTGCACGATGATGCCGCCCCGCGCCGCGCGCGTGCAGTGATCGAGTGCGCAGCGGCATGCATGCACATCTTGCGCGCACGGAGCTCGAGACCGGTGCGCGCTACGATCGGCGAGCCCGGGCCTTGCATGTGATTGACATGTAGCTACTCCAGAGCGGTTGCTAGGGATCCATCCATGGCACGTACGTACGTACATGGACCTTAATTAGTACTACTACGTACTTTGTTCATGTGCTGGTTTGCTGGggtttatgcatgcatgcatgccatatCGCCGTTCATGATTCGACGGTGGTGTGTGTGATCGAGTGATGGCATGCTAGCTGCATGAGGGTTTAGCATCTGGAAACGTCTTTCGTGCTGTCAATGTAAAGTGCATCCAATATTCTTTTTTGCAAGCATGTTTGTGTTTATATATAGCTTGTAGTAGCATCCAAAAAGTATTTGCTTGGCCGAAACAGTTGCAAGAACCGTCTTATTCATGCGGATCTTCCAAGATTATATTCCGTGGAACACTTATTCATGCGGATCCGCAAGTGTATACATGGGGGCGTCCTTTCTTTTCGCTCATTTTGAGCCATGCACTGTGTCAAGCCGCCGGCTTCTTCGTCTTGATGGAATATAAAGGAGGCCTAACAAAAGGGAGGCCCAAAAGTCTACCGTGCTCGGTGTAGCACATGCCACACGATCGGGGAGAGAGGAGGAGATCTCACATTGCAAACGGGATTTTCTTACCCTTTGTTGGTGGACCGTGGCTCATTGCACATGGTTTGAGCATTTTGATCGTGCACATTGTAGTTGGGTGTTATATAAGTCCATCACTCCTCGCTAACCCTTAAACCATCTCAGATCTCACACTCTCCCGACCAGAACAAGacatatacccccccccccccccccccgagcatgGCAATGGAGTGTGTTTTCTAGCATAAGAGGAGGTTCATCGTGCAATCTACGATTGAGGAAGGAGCCCAATTTGTGGGCGACGCGACACTCTTGGATCTTGTGAAGATGTGAGCGGATACCCTAGTTGTCACATGCCTGCCCGAGTAGAGGACCCGACGCCTGGTGCAGAGGATGATCGACGATGGCCACTTTGTCCATGACTGCAACGACGACCCTGACCTGGGCTACCATTAAACCCATGCGTGTTGTTACAAAGACTAACATTTGCAAATTAATGCTTAGTAATGCTTGTTAATAAAGCCATTTCTACACTTATATATGTTAATTTTAGGGTAGCCAACTAAATATACATAGGTACATCAAACTATATACATATAGAATGCCACAAGCACAAGAACGCAAATGATTCCGAATATGAACATGAGCTAGTTGTTCCTCTTGGCAATCTTTTGCACCTCCACACATAGTTTTTTCTCTCTCGGAATTGGACTTGACCCTACAAACTTCAAGCTTTTTCGCAAGGTTGGCAACAACTTCGTACATGGAGGCTTGAAGCTCATCCAAAAACTTATGGTCACTGAATTTTTTGTTTAATGCCACCTGCTTTACATCATCTAACAACCTTTTAGTCTCTCGCATTGGAACATAAGAGCAGGAGACAAAATTCCAAAATGGAAAAAAGCAGAAGAAAATCCCAACAGTGCGTACCTCTTCATCCTTTCCAAACGGGCCCGAAACATGTGCATAGTTCAATGACGACATCGTCAAGCATCCACCACCAAGGCCCTAGCTTCAGAGAGAATGAAGATGTTCatggaagaagaagattgtgtggtTCGGGGAGCGATACTAGAAGAATATGGTTGGAGGGGGTATATAACATGGTAAAGATATAGTGATAACAGGATGGCCATTTTGGATCTGGGGTGCATATGCTCTcggatgaatagtaaattcaaagtAAATAGtaaatgaatttgaatttgaattttttttgtggaTGTTCTTGTCAGTGCGACAAGCGCGCTTGAAAATTTTCATGCGAAACGACATAGTGGTGCTTCGTCGGTGAAATAACAAAATTAAGTGTAACATTTGGAGGTAACATTTGGCGTTCAACTTTTTTTTTTTGCACTTGTCAAAATGCTTAAACTTTTCACCTAAAAATTTGCAATTAGCATTTGGGTGTGACAATGAACATatctattttttccaaattttgttgACATTTGCATAAAACATTTTTGGTGAGCAGGTGCATATGCTCCCAAGAGCCGAATTGGACTTCCATAGTGATAaccgttgtagatgctcttagaattATCCCTGATGCTGCGTCAACTCGAAGCAtaaacatgtggttggatggttacgaagacagtggtatccccaatccatcagggttcaagtcctggactTGACAAATGGTGCttgcatttttctgaatttatttcagacttTCTGGCGATGTTCGTTTAGTGAGAGAAGACGTTCCCATCGACTACGAGGCGCTTGTGGTAACTTCGTCAATCTCAGAATGATATGCCGACTCAATCTTTTGAAGGTGCTCATATGGATAGGGTGTGCGTGCATGCATTTGTATAGGGGCGAGTGTATGCTCGGGTATGTGAGCGACTCCGATTTGTTTTGTGTTCTTGGACCTGTCCTTCGATTAAGGAAAACGAATAACAAGACAAAATCGAAGCGTGCCTTTTACGATGCTTCTTTTTTCTCCTCTTCCATACTCATCAGATTCGCCACGAGCTATGGCAAATCTCTCCATTAGGCACTAAAAAATGAAGTAAAATTTCAGCTACAACCACACAAGTTGTTAACAAAGGGAGTGACATAGTTGGATCTACCGATCTTCAACAAGGCTATAAAGTCCAGGTTCACCTCCTAGCACTCATAGAAAGAAATTTCTGCTTAGCCAAATCACCAAGACCTCTTTTATTCCAAAAAAAAAATCATTCCATTCATGAAATTCTTTGGATAATGAATCCTATTAGTATGACGCACATGAAAAATGTCGAATGCCTTCTTTTGTGCGCTTCCGAACAACCTTGGTGGGACTTACTGGTGGATCTATCTGACCCCTCACTCTCAGGGTTCAAAACTTCGCACCAATTCTACAATTGCGGCATGAACAGTCTGCCCACAGCCTCCACTTTCCTCCGCGCCGCCTGCCCGCCCATAGTCTCCACTTCCTTCCCCATGGCCAGACTGGGTGCTGCTCTAGAAGGAGGAGAGGCATCCCTCATCAACGATTTTGAGTAGTGGGATCGGCATTGTTCAAAATTGTACTATGAATTAAGTCGGACCTCCATTGCAAACCGTGGAAGTCTGGCTTAATACTTGGTATAATTCAAGCATTGCCGCCACTGAAATTGGTACCCTGCCGCCCAAATCGCCATCGTCGGAATCGCTCTCGCCCTCGCCGCTGTGCTTGTGGTCGTCCTTGGCTCCTTGACCTTGCCGCGTCCGTGACCTCGAGTCCTGAACGCCACCGACCTGTTGCGGATGAAGCGAAGTAGAAGCGGAGAAATTAGATAATAAGTATGTTACCAATGATATAGGGGTCCCATAtgtaaatattaaataaatatgaAGGCTGAGATATATATGATGAATGTGAATTTGCACATTGTCTCTCCAGTCTCCCAAAGCATATGGAGTGCGATATAGGGTGTGTATAGTAGCATTCCTAGCCTAGCATGGTTATTCTCCTCTGATACATGCTGAGGATAGACATGATGAGTACATGTTAAGCTGAGACTCTGTTTGGTAGCTTGCATCTGTTTAGACATGTCGGTCAGTAATGTAGCAATCGGTATTTTCAAAGAAGTGAACAAAACATTTTAAAAACGTTAACAAATTTTTGAAACATGGAAAAAATaacatttttgaaaatttaaacctttTTCGAAATTctgaagtttttttttcaaaattcaaacaaaatttgaaggtttgatctttttaaaaatataaataaatGTTAAAATAATCCCACCATTTCTTGAAAAAACGTTTTTTTTAATCCgatttttcaaaaatttaaacaaaatttggaatcctgaatatttttcaaaaattataacaaattttgaaaatcttgagattatttgaatttttttataaaaagtTGAAAAATCTGGACATTCTTTTTAAATTTGAACAAATTTTGGAAATCTAAACATTTTTTCGTATTCTGGACATTTCCTGGAAATTAAATTATTTTtagaaattctaaacattttttgaaacacgtTGTCACTTGCTTCGCTCATGCATGCTGACCAGGGAACGGCTGTAGGGGTGTTCTCTCTTCGTGCATGCTAAGAGGGTATTTGGGTTGAGCTCGTGCATGCTAAGAAGGCCCCGTGTAGCCtatcaaacacccaaaagtggatCGAGGAGAGAACTGTTGAACTCATGCACCTTTCATGCACTCTATCAAACACACCCATAACGACCGCGGATACGAGGACCCTCGGAGGATGTTCTAAACCAAGGAATATAAATTAAACAGAGTTCATATGGCAACAAAGAACCGCTTCACCGCTTGCATGCATGCACATGTACGTACTGTGCTGAACCAAAGCTGCAAGAGCAGATAGAAAATTTACCACGGGGAGACCGCGTGTAAATTAACTCGAAGCAAAGACGGACGTACTGCACATATGCCTGACACCCACATCATGTTTGCATCGGCAAGCTTTTCCCATGTGAGATCTGTTGCAAGATACAAATGTGCATGCGAGGAAACATTAATTTCTATCAAATGTCCTTTCTTACAATAATTTCCACCTTTTTACCTCTGGTTGCCATTTAAAAGAAAATCAAGAACCGTGGCATGGCAGTATTTTCATCATCAGTGATAAAACATGTGTACAACAAAAGAAAGGATGAAAAGAAGGGGAAAACAATACAAATCAACCAATTCCCTCTCTAGGCCACATCGACATCATTGGAAAGAGTTTAGGAACCATGAGCAAATTAAGGTGGCCGGTTTACCAAGAAACAAAGGTGGCCAGATTCATGAGGGAACCAAGAAGCTTATTTTAGTCAAGAAGGGTGAAAGAAACTTGGGACTTGAGGATGAAACGTTCCGCTCGACCCTGGCCAAGCATAACGTCCAAGGGGAAGACACCAATTTACATGGGTTGCAACCTGCAACAGTAACTGACGAGAGGCATCAGGGGGCGCCAGGGCAGGAGCACTAGCAACTATTTCTCGTCCAAGTTCTTTGGTCAGAATGAAGCCGGACAAAATTGTTACCGGCCAGTGACAACTGCAGAAGCCCAGGACTCCAGCGAGTGGCAGCGGCAGCATCATGGAAATGTGAAAAGTtaccacacacgcacacatgccGCACAATGTGGCGCCGCTGGCACCCATGCCGGGGAACCAGAGGCAGATCATGGGGGAGAGAGAGAGTAAGAGAGGTAGGTGGTGGTGAGCTGTTGATGACGATGATGCAAGAGGACAGGGGAGTACTTGGGCAATGGCAGGCCGCCATGGGCAGAGAGCCAGGCCAGGCAGATGAGGACTGGAGAGTGGTCAAAGGAATCTCACCGCGCCAAAGCGGCGTACGTCGTCGTCGTCAGAGTCTCtgtctctctcgctctctctcgtcGAGAAATTTCAAACATGTTCGGCGGCGATCGAGCCGGCCCGGTCCTAGCTTGACGTCGGCGGCGGCTTCATGCATGCTGGACTCTCCGGGCGGTGGCCGGCGGGCTGGGCGCCGGTGGCGGACATGGCCGCCAGCCCGTGACGGCGGCTGGAATCTTTGGGTTATTTTTTGATGCTTAACGTTGCCCGTGTAGTGCAGCCGCGCATACCTGATTATCATTTGACGGGAACTTTTCATCTGTGATAATAATCGGTCGCACTATACTACCAGTACGGAACTGCGGCAGCAGTGGCAGAGCAGTCATGAGTTCAGGGGATGGGCAATGTAGCCACCGCACTGTGCCTCTGTTCAATGCTCGAAAAGCCATGGAAACGTTCGAGTTTGTCCGAGAAATTCACAAGGCATGCATCCGCCGTCTCATTTCATATAACTAGAGAAAAAAAAAACCCGCGTTGCTGCTGGAATTGGTTGCTCAAGATTTGGGTTGGTAATATgagcaccaaaataaaataaaaatatatgactTATCATATTACTTATGTATAGTTGTAGTAATATTACACTCATGTTGAGATAAATAACTTGGTGGGATGACTCTCTTAGGTGTATACATAATTTCATGAGAAAACTCATGAACATATCGAGAAAAGTATAGCGTTGCAAAAAGTAACAGCACTAAAAAACCATGCAACACTATCTATTTGTATATATAATTAACTTGCATTCTCGGGCACGCAGCTGCCTCATTTCGTTAGTGCGAGCATATACCCATCCCAGTGACACGACCGGCTGAATGATCCGGGAAGTTGAAGATAGACTCGGACATGAAGAACCAATCAATGGTTGGAGGGTTAGAGTATCTACAATTGAACTGTACAAATTGATCCACTAAATATCCGTGGGCAAGTCTAGACACATTTGCGGACAGCGGCGGTCTGCTCCTCGTTTGTCTGTCCAGACAATCACACCACTCATATTTAAACCCCCATTTTCATGCAAACAAAAGCACGCAGATCATATAGCACACGACCAATTGACTAATTCAAGAAATACGCCAGTAGTTCATTAACTCAAATTGATTACGCATTTAGGCCAACAATTTGAAAAATGTCGATCTCAACCATAAACTCATTAATGCGATTGAATAAGGCCAAAACCATCTGAAAGAGAGAGAAAACGACACGGTGGCTGGAACGCTCGCGAACTTACGATTTTTGTAGGGATCTATTTGCAAATTTACCTTTTTTTTCTTATAAACCATGCTAAGGGCGTACGAAGGAAAAATAATTGAAAAATATTGCCTTGCCTAGGACTCAAACCCAAGTCCTTGGGCGTTGGCAAGAGTCTAGCAAACCACTAAAACACTAACCGGTTTGTGTTCTTTGATGAAGCCCATCTATATATTATAGTTGATGCCTTTATAAGATTATGTACATTCTATTCCTTGGACAAATCGATTTCCTCTGGTTTTTGCTTGTTCAATTTAACAATTCATACATAAGCGATACACGAATGAATCAATCGACTCTCTTGTTGTGCTTGTTGATTTTTCTTCCTGTCGTTGAACCACTTCTCTTTCTTGAGCTCAGTTGTCTCTAATGTCTTCACATTTTCAAGCTCCCATTTTGCCCATTTCTCTTACTTCTCCATGTAAATCTTCTTCCTCTCAACTCTCAACTTCTCTTGGTCAAAAAAGTTCTCTCCCTTTGCACATACAAGAAGAGCTTGTACCTTTCCTCCTTGGTGGAAAAAATGTCCGTCTATGTGGTGGACATTTTGCTTGCCATGTTGTCATGTGCGGCCCTCTCCTTCTCCCACTTCTTTCCCATCACTTGTCGGTTCCTCTTTGATACGGTCCCTTGTCCGTCCGCCCCTCCACTTGACTCATGGTCCTCATCCAATCCAATGGATTGATGGGAGCTTGAGTAATCGTTGTTCTTCATCTTCTTGGCAGGTTTCCTGAGCTTACCGTAGTTCTTCATCTTCTTGGTGGGATTTCTGAGCTTATCATAGAGGGTCTGTGACTTTGGTTCTCGTTCAATTTCAACCAACGATGACACATAGTGAATGGCTTTTCTTAACTTGATGGTACAAAGTGAAGCCAACCCCATCTAGCAAACAAGAATCACTCAAGATAATGCAAGAAACAAAGCTAGAAATACAAATGATAATAACGCAAAGCAAGTCAAACTTACATGGCTTCAGAGTGCAATGCCACTTTACTTCCGGCTAACCACTTGTGCATAGAAACCAGAAAACTTGTTTACAGACTCTTGAAGGTCGGCCCACCTATGTTGGAGAGAGACCTCACTCCGAGTGGTATGGATAGCAACCAGCTCCGCGTAGTGCTTGTGTTTATGGCAATGTTTGTGGATCCCCCCCCctattgcttgtatctgcgttggtatttctctcaagaggagaggatgatgcagcacaacaacggtaagtatttccctcagttatgaaaccaaggttattaatccagtaggagaaccaagcaacactatgtaagcgatacctgcacacaaataacaaatacttgcaacccaacgtgtaaaagaggttgtcaatccctcctcggtattgagatagattaaactgtatgagattggataaatagatttgacaaaaacaccaaataaaattaAGAAAATGCAACAACGCATTTTTTTAGTTTTgggataatagatctgaaaataatatgataggaaatagaccaggggccgtagatttcactagtagcttctctcgagagaatagcatacagtgggtaaacaaatttactgttgggaaattgatagaagagcaaataattatgatgatatccaaggcaatgatcgtgtatataggcatcacgtctaaaattagtagaccgacttctgcctgcatgtactactattactccacacattgaccataatccagcatgcatctagtgtattaagttcatggagaaacgaagtaatgcaataagaacgatgacatggtgtagacaagatctattcatgtaggaatagacccaatatttttatccttaatagcaacgatacatgcgtgtcactTCTCCAtctatcactgagattgagcaccgcaagaacgaacccatcacgaagcacctctttccattgcaagaaaaatcaatctagtcaggcaaaccaaaccaaagtttcaaagaagaaatacgaggctataacaatcatgcatataagagatcaaagaagactcaaataatattcatagacagaactgatcataaactcgcaattcatcggatcccaacaaacacaccgcaaaaaagtcattacatcaaatggatctccaagaacatcgaggagaacattatattgagaatcaaaaagagaaaagaagccatctagctactgcctacggacccgtaggtctatggtaaactactcacgcatcatcggaggagcaccaatgaggatgactAACCCATCCGTGATCGTGTTCCCACCGGccaggtgccggaatagggctctagattggatctcgtggttctggaacttgcggcggctggaattgtgtttcgatgACTCCCTtacggtttctggaatatttgagtatttatgGAGCTGAGAGACGGTGGaaaggtgaaagaacatgcggtgcccccatgtttggttttggtaattgatgacaatctctatggactaatggttgccttgagttatatttgaaggatttgtccataggcacttcttgaagtccatgtgttggtttcaaggagtttatgtggtgaccaaggtgttattaaggaattatccaaagattggtcatgtgagagttgagcttattgcaagcatgtcttgaagaagaagattgtgtgatcattcatgtttatcttcaagacatcatccaaattaagagagttggaaagagtcaaggttgatcaagactaagtcaagagtgaatcaagttgatcaacacacaaagcgcacaagatgtaccgagggatcaagcgatcccatggtatggttgcggtgtgcaagttcaagtgaagcgggcaagttcaagtaaagcatcacgaagagatcaaatgcttgaagcctttgtggtgataatggactcgtgaagatgtgcggaagggtggctcacccatagtggagtatgggggagcaatcaactagtcttcattgagccaacgcaatcaagaaaggtggtccatctttagggagtcaagatcgtcatcatctagctcaagtggaccatgtgcaaggcaaaggtttgcccttgataggttttctattttaccggtctcatgatggtagttgggagaccgggttataggatcgattgccgtactatcaaggggggctctcgatgagtagcttgatcgtatcgttcatagagagctcaaaccattgcatccttgcatcatctttattggttcttgtttggttcttctctttgtgagttttggagcttatggtcatcttgatgacaagctcgagttcatcgaaaacggagttcactcgcatcttctatgatgttttcgatgttggaggttatgccggttcttctcggttggaggtttcactcctctatttgttggcatacctcccctccctgttttgatgctactcgtcttcctctatccaacaagcttgagtttgctcaattcggagctcatatgcagaagttatggcagttttactttcctagcggtagtaccgcgggccggagcggtagtaccgctccagagcggtagtaccgctggtagcccccagccgtagtaccgctgcggtctcgtgctagtaccgcctcgattcgaggggtcttttttcgtgtcgggttttacggtactagccgcggcagtgggggccgtagtaccgctcgtatgcggtagtaccgccctgaccaccgcggtagtaccgcttcaggcccagcggcagtaccgcgagggggagcggtagtaccgctggccaagcggtagtaccgctctctgcggggctggtgtggggggtaacggttggattgtccccccccccactatataaggaggtcttcttccccaatgaaccttatccgtagagctcgtgttcttcctccttgaccttctttgagcttgctaactctcaatccctccatggattcttgctagtttttgagggaaaagagaggagAACCttatccacatttccaccaatcactttctcctctatgtgaggggaaccccttggatctagatcttggagttcttggtgttctccttcttgttcttcctcttattttcctccctagcattagtttcttcggtgggatttgagagagaaggacttgggcactccgtgtgcccttgccattgcatttggtgcatcggtttgagttctccacggtgatacgtgcaagttacaagttgagaagcttattactcttgggtgcttggtgcccttgagcttgttcctcttgggtgcttgggcgccctagatggttggtggtgttcggagctcaatcattgtggtgtaaagctccgggcaagcgtcggggtctccaattaggttgtggagatcgccccgagcaatttgacgggtaccggtgaccgccccaagggttgccaaagtgtacgggttcggtgaccacccccaagggttgccatttgtacgggttcagtgaccgccctcaagggtcccttagtggaatcacggcatcttgcattgtgcgagggcgtgatgagattacggtggccctagtggcttcttggggagcattgtgcctccacaccgctccaaacggagattagcatccgcaagggtgtgaacttcgggatacatcgtcgtctccgcgtgcctcggttatctcttacccgagccctttacttatgcactttactttgtgatagccatattgtttcttgtcatatcttgctatcacctaagtaggttttcttgcttagcataagttgttggtgcacataggtgagcctagttgttgtaggttttgtgcgtgacaaatt
Proteins encoded:
- the LOC123099356 gene encoding trihelix transcription factor ASR3 isoform X1 — translated: MDTKGSGAHREGEETGNSNAGAMTVAREYRRGNWTLPETMLLIEAKKRVHEERHPADLGLARWRWVEDYCWRAGCRRSQNQCNDRWDNLMRDYKKVRAYEHAGAGGEAPRPSYWEMARAERKARYLPSNLLREIYEAMGEIVERRMGFSGPGGPFLGAPPPPPMGSTGLVGVPMQASPLAQVQPRPLEDQEETRGSSESSPERKRLRLSLDGQPGSSTPASAAGHNDRHQEPQGDDREISSDDAEEHEELSGAIGQCAAILSGALESREAAEERRHREVMAVEERRSVARQARREAGEQCMAGLAAAVGQLAGSMLALAAKHEEGPAAPK
- the LOC123099356 gene encoding trihelix transcription factor ASR3 isoform X2 produces the protein MDTKGSGAHREGEETGNSNAGAMTVAREYRRGNWTLPETMLLIEAKKRVHEERHPADLGLARWRWVEDYCWRAGCRRSQNQCNDRWDNLMRDYKKVRAYEHAGAGGEAPRPSYWEMARAERKARYLPSNLLREIYEAMGEIVERRMGFSGPGGPFLGAPPPPPMGSTGLVGVPMQASPLAQVQPRPLDQEETRGSSESSPERKRLRLSLDGQPGSSTPASAAGHNDRHQEPQGDDREISSDDAEEHEELSGAIGQCAAILSGALESREAAEERRHREVMAVEERRSVARQARREAGEQCMAGLAAAVGQLAGSMLALAAKHEEGPAAPK